The Vreelandella piezotolerans genomic interval GCTGGTGGCCGGGCTCATCCTAGCGGTACCGCTGGCCATCATGCGTAGCTCCAGGCACAAATGGATCAGCCTGCCAGTCTATCTGTATACCTACGTGTTTCGCGGAACGCCGCTGTTGATCCAGCTCTACATCATTTACTACGGCGTCGTATTTATCGACGGCATTCAAGAAACCTTTCTGTGGCCGGTGCTGCGCGAAGCGTTTTACCCCGCGCTGATTGCCTTTACGCTGAACACGGCCGCCTATACCACCGAAATTTTCCGTGGTGCCATCAAGGCAACGTCGAAAGGCGAAATAGAGGCCGCACGGGCCTATGGCATGTCGCAACGTTTGATGATGCGGCGGATCATTCTGCCCAGCGCCTTTCGACGCGCGCTGCCAGCCTACGGCAACGAAGTCATATTCATGCTGCATGCCAGCGCCATTGCCAGTGTGGTGACGTTGATGGATCTGACCGGTGCGGCACGCTTCGTGTATGCGCGCTTTTATGCGCCCTTCGATGCGTTCCTATTCGTCGCAGCCATCTATCTCTGTTTGACCTTCGCGATCTTGTATTTTTTCCGCTTCTTAGAGAAAAAGCTGCTGGCCCACCTGCAGCCACAAACCACCTAACCAAAACAAAGACAACACGCGCCAGCGTAAAACAAACGTTGGTTCAAATGCAGACTCCCCCTTTTCGCCAACCTCAACCTGGGGTACGTTAAGGGGGATCACCTTGGGTGAACCTGCTTCTTTTGGAGTCTAAAAATGAAAAAACTACTGACTGTTTCTCTGCTGGGCTTGGCCGTCGCTGCAGCATCTTCTGCTCACGCGCGCGATTACGACAACGTCCGTATCGGCGTCGACGTTCCCTACGAGCCCATGGAATACCGCACCGCTGAAGGTGAACTGACCGGCTTCGACATCGACCTGGGCAACGCCCTATGCGAGCGTATCGGTGTTACCTGTGAATGGGTCGAGCAGGAGTGGGACGGTATCATTCCAGGCCTGATGTCACGCAACTACGATGCGATCATGTCCTCCATGACCATCAACGACGAACGCCGTCAGCAGGTACTGTTCTCAGACCCCTACATCACCATGCCGTCTGCCTGGTTCGCTCCGAGCAGCCTGGACATCAGCGAAGCCAACGAAGAGACCCTGGCAGGCAAAACCATTGGCGTTCAGCGCGGCACCCTACAGGATAACTACGTCACCGATAACTTCAGTAGCGTCGCTGACATCAGCCGCTACTCCACCGCCGACGACATGGTGCTGGACATGGAAGCACAGCGTCTGGATATCGTCTTCCTCGACTTCCCGATCGGCCAGTCCACGCTGCTCGAAAGCGATGAAGCCGAATATGTCGTAGTGGGTGAGCGTATCAGCGAGCCGAAAGAGTACTTCGGCGACGGTTTCGGTATCGCCTTCCGTCAGCGTGACGAAGCGCTAGCCGAGCAGTTCAACGAAGCTCTGGCGGAGCTCAAAGAAGACGGCACCTACGATGAGATCTACGCCCGTTATTTCGGCGAAGAGTAAGCGCTAGCTGCTTGAGCGAGCCTCCCCACTTGGGGAGGTTCGCAAGCGAGACGCCAACATGCCCTCACGCCTCCTCTTATCCCCCGCGCTGCACGCGCTTCGCCCAGGTACCCGTGGCAACATCGCCCGTTTCTACCTGAGCGAATGGTTCGACGAATAGCCCTCCCCTTTTGGCACGCCCGTGCCAAGGCACGCCCCTGTGCGTGCATATTGCCCTGCGTGTAAGGCGCACGGCACTCCTGCGCTTAGCGCACCCCATGCAATAGCCGCCCTAAGGCGGTTGGCATACAGCAGCATCGACCTACCTACTAAAAATCGCTTCAGGAGACTGACTATGCGTTATGCAACGCTGTCCGTGGCCGCTGTTCTTGCGGCTGGTGTTTCACTTTCATTGGCATCCACTGGCGCCTTTGCCCGGGATTATGACGAGATTCGACTCGGCGTCGATGTCCCTTACGAACCCTTCATGTACCGCGAGGCCGACGGCACGCTCACCGGTTTCGAAATCGAGCTCGGCAACGCTGCCTGCGCCTACATGGAGGTCACCTGTACATGGGTCGAGCAAGACTGGGACGGCATCATTCCGGGACTGCTGGCGCGTAACTACGACGCCATCATGTCCTCCATGGCGATCACCGACGAGCGCGCCCAGCGGGTGCTGTTCTCCGAGGCGTACTACACCACGCCCAGCGCCTGGATCACCACCCGTGATAAAGAGATCGATATCGAAGATCGTGCCAGCCTGGAAGGCTTGACCGTTGGCGTGCAGCGAGCGACGTTGCAGGACAACTACGTCACTCAGCTTTACGGCGATGTCTTGGAGATCCGTCGCTATACCGGTGCGGACGATGTGGTCACCGACCTGATGGCGGGCCGCCTGGACCTCACCTTCATGGACTACCCCATCGCCGAAGCCACCATCGATATCGACACGCCAGAGAGCGATTTCCAGCGCATCAGCGACTTCATCAAGCAGCCCGAGGAGATTTTTGGCCAAGGTGTGGGGATGGCGTTTCGCCCCCGCGATGAAGCCCTGGCCGAACGCTTCAACGAGGCTCTGCACGCGCTCAAGGAGAACGGCACTTATGATGAGATCATGAACCGCTACTTCAACTACGATGTACGTTTATAAGCGCGCTGTTCGAATAGCCTGACGCTACCACTACGAGCGCCGGCCTCTGGTCGGCGCTTATCGTTTCTGATGACTCTCCAGGGAACTCCATGCTGACACTTGTAAAGAATGCCCAACTCTTTGCCCCCGAACCGCTTGGGCTGTGCCACCTGCTGATCGCCGACCAACGCGTTGCCGCCGTGCTGAATGCCGATGAAACGTATCAATTGGGCACGCTGATTCGTACGGTGGACCTGGAAGGGCGCCGCGTGATTCCAGGGTTCGTCGACCCGCTGGTGCACTACATCGGCGGTGGCGGTGAAGGCGGCTTTGGCAACCGCACCGCCGAACTCAGCCTGGAAGACGCCTGTGCCTCCGGGGTGACCACGCTGGTGGGCGCGCTAGGCACCGATGCACTTACCCGCACCCCAGCCAACCTGATTGGCAAAGCGCGGGAGCTGGCCGCTGGCGGGCTGAGCACTTACGCCTACACTGGCTCTTACCAACTCCCCCCCGTTACGCTGACTGGTTCGGTAGCCAGCGATATTCTCTACATTCCTGAGTTCATCGGCGTGGGTGAAGTCGCGATTAGTGACCATCGCGGCTCCCAACCCACTACCCAAGAGTTAACGCGGCTAGCCTCCGACGCCCGCACCGCCGGGCTGCTCGCAGGGAAATCAGGCATCGTCTTCATTCACACCGGCGACGCCGACACCCACTTGGAGCCGCTGCGCCAAGTCGCCAAAAACAGCGCCATCCCGCTGACGCAGTTCTACCCCACTCACATAAACCGCACTGCCGCGCTGTTCGAAGATGGCCTGCGCTTTGCCCGTGAAGGCGGGCGCATCGACTTCACCACCAGCACCACGCCCGAGCTGCTGGCCGGTGGTGAAGTGCCTGCCTCCGAGGCAGTGGCTCGGGCGCTGAAAGCGCGGATCGAGCCCGGCCAACTCAGTCTCTCCTCCGATGCCAACGCCTCGCTGCCGGAATTTGATGATCAACACCGGTTTATTGGCTTGAAACCCGGTAAACTCAGCAGTCTATTCGAGGTGCTGGGCGAGTGCGTCAATGAGCATCAGATCAACATGGAGCACGCGCTACGCTGCGCGTCGACCACCGCCGCCGATACGCTCAAACTGCCCCGCAAAGGCCGCTTACAGACGGGTTCGGACGCAGATTTCATCGTACTAAGCGAAAATCACTGGGCCATCGACCAGGTCTGGGCACTGGGCAAACCCATTTTCAGCGCCAGCTAAGTGTCACGCCCTCCGGCGAACTTGCTCAGCCAAACCGGGTCTTTACTATCACCCCACCACATACAAGGAGGTAGCATGGCTGAAACGACGGCGGGCCCCGCAACGCCCCATCAGGAGACGACAAGCGCGTTTCGTCCCTCCTCCCACTGGACCGCATGGGGACAGTGGCTAGCGCTGTTCACCATGACCGTGGATCACCTCACCCGCTACGTGCTTCCGGGTGATTGGGATTTGAGCTGGGCGGGTTCCTCGATTGGGCGCATTGCGTTCCCCCTCTTTGCCGCCATGGTGGCGTGGCACGGCCTGTTCAATACCCGCAACCCACTTCGCTATTCGCGACGCATTCTGATCATTGGGCTCGTTGCGCAAATTCCCTACATGATGATGCCCCGCGCGTCCGATGCGTTCATTTTGAACGTCTGTTTTACGTTGGCCAGCGGGTTGGCACTAGGAGCGCTGGTACGGCAAGGCTGGCAGCACTATCAACAGCAAACGTTAGGCTTTGGTTGGCTCATGTTAGGCGCTGCCGTCGGCGTTACGGTGTGGTATCTATTGGGATTTTGGGTGGAGTATGGCCACAACGGCCTGCTGCTGATTCCGCTGTTCATGTTTGCGATGCAGGCGCTCAGTGACACAGGGGATGCGCTGAAATCACGCCTATGGGCGGGGCTCGCGGCATTTCCCGTACTGTGGATTGCCGGGCAAATGAACGCCTCCGACATGGCCAAATCGTTCACCGTCGCCACGTGCGTGCTGGTCCTGATGCTCGCCGCAGGCGCAGCCCAGCGAGTGCCGCCGGTGGCGCTGGCCATGCCCCGACGTTTATGGCTGGCGTGGTACCCAGGGCACTTCGCCCTCATTGCCCTGTGGCTTCTGCTTAGCGGTCAATTGGCGGGGTAGATGCCTGCTCGGCGACGCGCTTGTTCACGTCATCACGCATCCAGGGCTGGTAGCGGCGAAGCCGCGCTCGGCCCTCGGTCTTGGCTTGATACATCGCGGTATCCGCCTGCTTGAGCACATCTGCGTGGTCACAGTCAGCGGCATTGAAACAGGTATAGCCCATGCTCGGGGTGACCTCGACCCAGCGGCTCTCTAGGCGGTACTGACCGGCCAACGCCTGCTGTACGGTCGCCATATAGCGGGCAGCGGCAAGGTCGAGTGCCTCGCTCTCCGACACATCGAACAGTGCCAACAGCACAAACTCATCGCCGCTCAGACGGGCAGCCATATCCTGGTCGTGTAGGCAGGACTCCAAACGGCGCGCGACCTGTACGAGCAAATCATCGCCCGCTGCGTGGCCAAGCGTATCGTTAATCAACTTGAAGCGGTCCATGTCCAGGAACATCACCAAGCCTCCGCGTTGGCCGCTCTCTGGCTCTCGGCATAGCGCCTCCAGACGCTCGATGAACAGCCGTCGATTGGGCAAATCGGTCAGCGCGTCGTAGTAGGCTTGGCGATAGATGATCGCCTCGCTGCGCTTTCGTTCAGTGAAGTCCTCGATGATCGCCACACCACCTATCATTTGATCGCTAGCACTGTGAACCCCATTGAAAAACGCCCTCAGCGGCGTTCCCTCATTGGCTTTGGGCAGTCGATACGTGCCTTCGTAATAGCCGGTGCCTTTTTCCAGCGCATCCTTCACCGCTTGCGCCACATCACGGTCGGCAGAGCGATCCAGCATACGGTAGCCGAGCAGGTTCGAGCGCTCCACGCCCAGTATATCCAGCAGCTTGCTATTGCAGTCGGTGATCTGGCCCTGCTCATCAAAGTGCAGAACGCCTAGCGGCGAGTGCTGAAAAATGGAGCGATAGCGATTTTCGCTCTCCTTG includes:
- a CDS encoding ABC transporter permease, with product MLDISAWFNDLLADNLIFTPTTLGYYWEGLVTTTQLVFLSLVAGLILAVPLAIMRSSRHKWISLPVYLYTYVFRGTPLLIQLYIIYYGVVFIDGIQETFLWPVLREAFYPALIAFTLNTAAYTTEIFRGAIKATSKGEIEAARAYGMSQRLMMRRIILPSAFRRALPAYGNEVIFMLHASAIASVVTLMDLTGAARFVYARFYAPFDAFLFVAAIYLCLTFAILYFFRFLEKKLLAHLQPQTT
- a CDS encoding transporter substrate-binding domain-containing protein → MKKLLTVSLLGLAVAAASSAHARDYDNVRIGVDVPYEPMEYRTAEGELTGFDIDLGNALCERIGVTCEWVEQEWDGIIPGLMSRNYDAIMSSMTINDERRQQVLFSDPYITMPSAWFAPSSLDISEANEETLAGKTIGVQRGTLQDNYVTDNFSSVADISRYSTADDMVLDMEAQRLDIVFLDFPIGQSTLLESDEAEYVVVGERISEPKEYFGDGFGIAFRQRDEALAEQFNEALAELKEDGTYDEIYARYFGEE
- a CDS encoding transporter substrate-binding domain-containing protein yields the protein MRYATLSVAAVLAAGVSLSLASTGAFARDYDEIRLGVDVPYEPFMYREADGTLTGFEIELGNAACAYMEVTCTWVEQDWDGIIPGLLARNYDAIMSSMAITDERAQRVLFSEAYYTTPSAWITTRDKEIDIEDRASLEGLTVGVQRATLQDNYVTQLYGDVLEIRRYTGADDVVTDLMAGRLDLTFMDYPIAEATIDIDTPESDFQRISDFIKQPEEIFGQGVGMAFRPRDEALAERFNEALHALKENGTYDEIMNRYFNYDVRL
- the iadA gene encoding beta-aspartyl-peptidase, whose amino-acid sequence is MLTLVKNAQLFAPEPLGLCHLLIADQRVAAVLNADETYQLGTLIRTVDLEGRRVIPGFVDPLVHYIGGGGEGGFGNRTAELSLEDACASGVTTLVGALGTDALTRTPANLIGKARELAAGGLSTYAYTGSYQLPPVTLTGSVASDILYIPEFIGVGEVAISDHRGSQPTTQELTRLASDARTAGLLAGKSGIVFIHTGDADTHLEPLRQVAKNSAIPLTQFYPTHINRTAALFEDGLRFAREGGRIDFTTSTTPELLAGGEVPASEAVARALKARIEPGQLSLSSDANASLPEFDDQHRFIGLKPGKLSSLFEVLGECVNEHQINMEHALRCASTTAADTLKLPRKGRLQTGSDADFIVLSENHWAIDQVWALGKPIFSAS
- a CDS encoding TraX family protein: MAETTAGPATPHQETTSAFRPSSHWTAWGQWLALFTMTVDHLTRYVLPGDWDLSWAGSSIGRIAFPLFAAMVAWHGLFNTRNPLRYSRRILIIGLVAQIPYMMMPRASDAFILNVCFTLASGLALGALVRQGWQHYQQQTLGFGWLMLGAAVGVTVWYLLGFWVEYGHNGLLLIPLFMFAMQALSDTGDALKSRLWAGLAAFPVLWIAGQMNASDMAKSFTVATCVLVLMLAAGAAQRVPPVALAMPRRLWLAWYPGHFALIALWLLLSGQLAG
- a CDS encoding diguanylate cyclase domain-containing protein, with protein sequence MSPPTPLAATATASGLRSGYQRDHHITLQRLRGEKVRLLYDNLWQPVLSSVLAGGLLVAAMWPVVDTPLLLGWFVSLALISTVRLLLAQRFKRLPALQQQRRRWLHWFAMGAIASGCVWGASGVLLFSHDHPGQIAALSIVLAGIAAGGVTTLSSVWWIAIGFVLPILLPLKLQFLLQGSPLSILIGLMLVLFLGLIMATSRRFSRTIHDNIALRVSMGAREAQLKESENRYRSIFQHSPLGVLHFDEQGQITDCNSKLLDILGVERSNLLGYRMLDRSADRDVAQAVKDALEKGTGYYEGTYRLPKANEGTPLRAFFNGVHSASDQMIGGVAIIEDFTERKRSEAIIYRQAYYDALTDLPNRRLFIERLEALCREPESGQRGGLVMFLDMDRFKLINDTLGHAAGDDLLVQVARRLESCLHDQDMAARLSGDEFVLLALFDVSESEALDLAAARYMATVQQALAGQYRLESRWVEVTPSMGYTCFNAADCDHADVLKQADTAMYQAKTEGRARLRRYQPWMRDDVNKRVAEQASTPPIDR